The sequence aaagagaagtcttggaactggaaaacggattgagcaaagtaggaaggaggctgtggacaaattacaaagactgaacctgacttcaaaggatccaaataattcagtatctgctgaagtcattaacgaataccttgctcctgactctaaacccctgcggacaatattcttcatcatcctctgatattagaaattctaaaatatcatcatatctttcattataaatatcctccatatttctgaagatattttcttaatttttcttatttgaaatcatttacctcttcgcgctatctgtattacatcataaaagaaactattttagtttctaaattttgaaacattcaagtttaaaataggaatattttgaagtagtgttgggaactgaagcatgaattagtataatataatgacacttgatcaatgtgattatattacagtaagtcatgctgagtttctaaatggaacgtgatgattcacaaatcataacatcatcatgtgccatgttatacgactcttgtattctatttaacctctaaaatatcaagaaaatatttcttgatgattcggccttttccaaggtattttagtaatttgacaagtcaagatcgtgccatcacaatttccttcctagaacattaacaatgttcatttcgaaatttgtatctgtgaattctggaccattacaagcggtgcttaatcgcaagaagaagaaacgaaaggacaaaacttcgaaatagaaattggggtataaattgtagcaaataaaagagagcattaactgtgaatgataatgattatagaagacagaagcagagactttgaaatataagggaacatataaagcccaatgacaaaccagaaattataaaccatatatatcgatgcatatagcaatataaagacacgggagaactaggaacactataaacccaagagtatagtagaagtaaatagattcttccggcggtagatgaaaaaaaagaagaatgaccgatatgaaagttagaagtatatcgagaatcagaactggatggagcatattgatgaatactttaaaatatgggttgagggggaaagaatagaaggtgatgaaacatgactaggaacttagaaatcaacagatttaactcacacaaaggcagaataagtgaatcaaaccctctagtgaataggttaagtttttttttgattaatttagtcaaaccacaactaaatcaagtgtgattagatcaacacctagagctattattcaccacctgggtgatttggactgagagagaatcgaaggagctcactagatctgagtgtgtgtaacaaatgagaggcttaacctaaaatgaagaacataagactttatatacccttactgttgacacacccatacgattcattcatcacacgtacgagttggcttcatcaaccgtacgggtgatcactcactcgtgtcttatcatttaggttgtaattgtgacttagctcagcatcaaccatgcgtatgagcctgtcagccgtactagtgaggcttcactcgtacgtctgactaagtctaacatagtcaaacatctaaatctcgttcctgcagttcttgtaaccacatacaaacaaggataggataataacgagcaatcatggtggcctgtaaactgttgtacctgcaatggacgtgggtagatgtctagggacttgcataaaatgcatcaacagatggtgtgagttgtaaggaaacgaaggaggtgaatttataagaaaatctctgacagaacaattaaaatggacgatcgcatttaaagcggatcataactcccttgattaccggagagtcaaatcttattaagaagattttcttcaaattccttaaaatctgggaatcaatcatatctacgtcaaatgataagatgaatctacacttactcatttcactcttctatgttagcttcattcgtactcttcatataaatggattgtttatccaaattattcgctgatgataaaactctaattttcagcccgtatgcatcatgaaaacatacttattatcattcacgacctttccactcaaatttcgggacgaaatttctttaacgggtaggtactgtgacaacccagaaatttccaaccaaatttaaactttaatctttatatgtttccgacacgataagcaatatttgttaagttaaatttcaagaattttaaactatgttcatacattcattcaacctcgaccaagttccaacgcttcatgaaccattaaacgaatatgattatatatgtatatgtgtatatatattataacttgaaacgtaaacaaaatattagattaaatactttatatgattatatctgtttcaaaatattaatcaatggaattagaagataagatcaaatgattgaattatcagatatattgaattatgattacaagtctctattgaaaggcccacgttgattgagaaatcttttcattttaacaatattcggaaaatggtaaagtgatttataaatatgaataaattgtcaatcattgagaactagacaaaggatagtggaagattgaatctcataaagactcgattgatctatttagtttcaaacgtacaaaaacgttttcagtttaaaaagaactttattattaaaacgtatataacttttataaatatctagaaccacttttgacaactcattacttaactagtatgataaagataacgatatttatattttattttattaaatatatataacgatttaaattaatattatatatatttatacgcgtattatacgtacatagttttatacttttactatacttaaactttacctttactttatttttactttactttaactttaataattcatactttaataattcactttaataattcatactttaataattcactttaataattcatactttaataattcactttaataattcatactttaataattcactttaataattcatactttaataatttactttaataattcaaaaatctattataaatagaattcaataggtttcattatttcatagaaacttgaaaatagttttctctaaactctctcaatcgatttacatatatatatttactccgtattatctcaagatattattagtatacataaaatattacgacggagtgctgtccgagtgattttgaagttgttttttcgagtgggataggattaaggaaattatgggttatagctatggaggtgattgagtatggttcatgggtatgctcgtgaggtcaatatagtgtttatcatctccgttgcgtttacgtacctttcctgcaatattgaatctcaatattgatatgtgagtactcataatataatttttacatactaatagtgtatccctgactagtgctcgagtatataggattatgcatgcttgtacttctgatattgccattagataggttatgttgattcctgaattagttatatatacgattgagataaggtataagatatgtatgtcgttggaaagctagcgaaaaatagttgaattttggtttaagaatcacttgaatccaagtaatggttagaaagttatgaaataaacaaattgcataattaatttcgtaattaaaattggtgatgataattagtgaactaattttctgggttataaaaagtggttatttggattctactcgtcgagtagatgaattttcatataaagcacgtctcgtttcgttgaacggttgtcaagttatggacaaaagaagttttgaaaattttgatgaaatgtcgaaacgggaactgaaattctcgctgatctgcgttgtttcatatataaaacaaataccactgaattctttgctgtaaggtctaacaaacgactctggccgtttgtcaattcgagcctcgacgatttttctaaaaatcatcaaagttgacggtttggtcacattttaaaattctaaaaagagctgaaacttttttatttaaaaatgtcagttttgtatcagttgtcatggtcggcctgatatgtgtttactcttgccaaaaatcatgttatatctttgtggtaacgagaatttgcaggctttgaccgtttgtcaatacgagttttgaggaattttctaaaaatctccaaagtaggctactcggtcacttttgtaaatttattaaagctgaaaaattaactttgaaacgccaaaaacgcgttggcaactacgagttgtctaggtttagtttacttctgtaatatttatgcttaatctttttggtaatgtgtaacttttatctttggccgtttatcaatcggagttccgataatttttctaaaaatagctgaagtggcccgtttagtcatgtttgaccgaaaatcatttttgtataagttattatatatttgcatgcgacctcatttttactttgacctttgacttttgactttaacctttgacttttgactttgaactttgacttttcctgttaacttttcagttaactttttgtgttgattttctctttaaaaaaaacctaaaatactattttatgattatgaaaccatttgtgttacgttgttttacACGTCactttttactagaatcttaattgagcatgagtaatataacatgttactatactgtagagtcagactcgagctataggataggattacactatgacctgacctaaattgctatacaaatattgaccaacatataaatatatataattaatataggttcgtgaatccgaggacaaccttgcacttgttcaatgacgttatatgtatttttactacgaaatacagtatggtgagtttcattacttccctTTTActcttacatttttggggctgagaatacatgcaaatgttttattaactgttttacaatatttatatgcgtgagtttcatttgcctttttaccctttatatttttgggctgagaatacatgcgcaatttttataaatgatttacaaaatagacacaagtacgtgaaactacattctatggttgaattatcgaaatcgaatatgccccttttttatttagtctggtaatctaagaattagggaacagacaccctaattgacgcgaatcctaaagatagatctatcgggcccaacaagccccatccaaagtaccggatgctttagtacttcgaaatttatatcatgtccgaaggaggatcccggaatgatggggatattcttatatgtatctagttaatgtcggttaccaggtgttcaccatatgaatgattatttttgtctctatgcatgggacgtatatttatgagaactggaaatgaaattcttgtggtctattaaaatgatgaaaataaatgattatgataaactaatgaactcgccaaccttttggttgacactttaaagcatgtttattctcaggtgttaaagaaatcttccgctgtgcatttgctcattttaaagatattacttggagtctttcatagcatatttcgaagaacgttgcattcgagtcattgagttcatcaaagattattattaaatcaatttatagttggatagtggatattatgaaatggtatgcatgccttgtcaattttcgatgtaaagaaagattgtcctttaaaaacgaatgcaatgtttgtaaaatgtatcatatagaggtcaattacctcgcaatgtaatcaactattgtgaatcgtttataatgtatatgaacgggtcctttcattactggtgttggtgatactgctggtgcttgcaaattgtgtaccgtgctctctaaagttaacactcgagctcggagttctttaacttcttctactaaccctggttggttatcagtgtgaggtagaggtcggatatcttctctagttccgttaatggtagcctcaagacaaaaaattcttgcaaaaagggtataaacggtgttgcgaacaggttcgtcggtgagcgggtcgagtactccaaggttaggtggtagattcggttcatgatatggagtaccttcttcccttctccatagggtgagtatgtcgcgaacccacccccattttatccagtaatcacggtagttgattggttggtgtgctcctgtcacgctgtcttcggagtcagaggaacgtggtcaatTCGTAGAGGCCAACTTACGCGATCAcataaaagatttttggtatgaagagtttagtgacagcaattgatagttggatgtattctcaatgcataatatgcatagatatatatagtaccaagatcccttaaattaaggagaaatttatgagagacatcaggcaaggtctacagtaacagatacactaagatatgaattgacagatacgctaaaatctgaattttttctatacactattcatgcaatcaatacagtgaaacgtgtctagactaagaattatgAGCAgggaatttcctaaggatgataagcagatgatttccgacaaaaatgataagcaaaacttttgacatgcagacacggtcgaagtccagactcactaatgcatcctaacgactatcagttagacatactaatgcaagaccgggttctctaagaccaccgctctgataccaactgtagatacaatggggacaaccaccgtcccacccagtgccttcctagctaaccacctggtgaccactgagtgtacctcagatactgattttagggtctgcctctcagctactgccaaccctcgtaagggatcacaaggagtaagagccaatgcttcgttacAGGTAACACTGTAAGAACCTCCTTtgtgactaacccgccacacatggacggcgttataccagctctgataacaactgtagagacccgtcctaatccatctagacgtagtccatatcgattacaaatgattcacaatagttgattacatcgcgaggtacttgacctctataagatacattttacaaacattgcattcgtttttaaaagacaatatttcattacatcgaaagctgacgacatgcataccatttcataatatatatccaactaatattgacctagtaataatcttgatgaactctacgattcgaatgcaacatcttttgaaatatgtcatgaatgactccaagtaatatctctaatatgagcaaatgcacagcggaagacttctttcatacctgagaataaacatgctttaaagtgtcaaccaaaaggttggtgagttcattagtttaacataaataatcatttccgtcattttaatagaccacgagatttttattttcagttctcataaatatacgtcccatgcatagagacaaaaataatcattcatatggattgaatacctggtaaccgacattaacaagatgcatataagaatatctcctatcattccggaaaatccttcggacatgataaaaacaacatcgaagtactaaagcatccggtactttggatggggttcgttaggcccaatagatctatctctaggattcgcgtcaattagtagatcggtttactaattcttaggttaccaagcaaaaaagggcatattcggcttcgataattcaaccataaaatgtagttttgattacttgtgtctatttcgtaaagcatttataaaagcagcgcatgtattctcagtcccaaaaatatatattgcaaaagcatttaaaatgggagcaaatgaaactcacctaatgtattttgtagtaaaaatacatatgactatactgaacaatgcagggttaacctcggattcacgaacctatatcatttgtatatatattaacacatataattgtaatcgaacaaaattgtatatttatgtattataataaaaaaaaatgaaaagttaTGTACGATCCTAATTGATTTTGGATACTTCTGAGATTGAATTGGATTCAAGTGACGATATTTGGAGACCAAAACAAAATAATACAACAGTTTGATAGGTGTAGTTAACAAATCTTGTACGATTAATCATAATTTAAAGAATTTATATAATTTatgtaatttatattaataattaataattatattattaataataataattatattaataataaaaataaataataatgatactataatcATATGATGATAGTAATTATgttataaatgacaataataatatgttgtattattttccattaataataactataagaataataatgatattaataacacaaataatattgataaaaatattaatatgataatattgttaataacaaaaatgataacaatgataataataattttattagtgataataataaattatattatttttatgataataataaaaaaaatatattgattCTTAATGACAAAACAtgataatactactagtaataacaagttacatatttcctttttttatatttatctatatattatatattattttattattaacaatacagacataaatattaataataaaaattgagaataatacttataatattaatataacaaattatgctttTTAAATctcatattaataatacaaatatcagTATTAATAGTGAAAGTATTGTAACAACTATACGTTAACTTGTATATAAGAATATTactttttattaattatgtaatacttatatcatataataacatatttgaatatttagtatttatatatattatgcaaATTACATCctacatatttaatttaaatgattaaatggtattatattaattcaatttaaaatatacactaatatttacatatatatatatatatatatatatatatatatatatatatatatatatatatatatatatatatatatatatatatatttacatatttatttacacacaattgttcgtgaatcgtcgagaacagtaaaTGGTTAAATGTATGCATAAATataatttcaaaattttgagattcaacattacagactttgcttattgtcgaaatcatgtaaagattaagtttaaatttggtcggaaattgcctgGTCGTCAcaggatacacgcataaaagcaccatttttatacagaaaaatgtaTCAAACAACACAAAAGATAACAAAATTTGGCGGTTTTCGTTATTTGCCGCCTAGCGTTCAGCAGGCCGCCCAGCATCAAACGTAagtcctgcaggcagcttctatgcataagccctttagctcagcgcgtgaacggcacgcagccacgtcagcacacgccaccgaccttccggatatttcgtgtaacagaaccactcagtatttgacacgtgtatcccgagaatttcggacattctacgcctataaatagaccccctgcattctgatctgaacttcagtcagagagaagtacactttctctctcacacagttctttctcactctaaatgcacattagccgcttagcagcattacgctatacggatcaatttcagattgatcctcagattgattgaggccaccccacggatcatccatccgtgttccgggtctacaTAGAtcatttctcgagggcaaacaacaatcaacattatacgccacacgctgagcagctattgtcttgtactggtaccttacagccgctatacggaaaatcgtaccaacaccAAGCAGAAAGACATTTCTTTGTATTGTCGATAATGTAAGACCAAGAGTCTACTCGATTCATGTTGTGACCCACGGGCAATCCCAGGAAACGAAAAGGCAAGTGTGTAGCTTCACAACCCAATTCAGCCGCAAGCCTAGAAACTTCATTGTGAGGTCACGTAATATACTTAGGGAGCTCCCAACGGTCCGCCCAGCTCCACCGCCCACAGCCGTCCAGGCTGGGCGCCGTTGGCACGGAGGCCGCCCAGCTTCCGCTCAGCACCCCGCCCAGCTCCATCTGATTCGATTTCGTCCAGTTTGAGCATATTTGAGGACGGGATTTTCTCCATTTTCGACCATAAagcttttttctttttatttttttttatttttgtggaGCTTGAAAGCCATGGAAATGGCTGTGAATGTATTAATTTAGCAGGAAGAAGATATGGAAGAAGATGAAATATGAGTGGATGTGAGTGTGAGtgataattttagtattattttagTTTTGGTCCCACAATTTGTGTGGTAAATAGAGTACTTCTATTACATTATTTTAATCAAGTtatattttaagtttaaattagatttagtttaataattataattaataattaataattaaagttaataatattaattatagttattattatacaaaaaattgtaattatttgatattataaaaaaattaaaaaagaaaataaaaaatggaAGGAGTAGTGTCTTTGTTGAGAGTgtttagtcctgggaaggaagtgagatggaggtgctgatgtggcgctgaatggtTGGTTAGTCCTGGAAGAAACCCTGTCATGGTTGGGAGCGCTCTTATGAATttgaagtatttttttttttttaacctgggtatccaaacggtcaacttgactaatctcagggcgactactcgctacgcgagcagcccggagtcattgcaggcgaacctctTTGGCCATGAGTGGATATCTGTGGGTGCTtggaatcgaacccatgacctccactATGGAAGGCCAGGGTCATAACCATTCAACCACCACACTCATGGTTGAATTTGAAGTATTTATTAACTAAACGCAATGCACATTTATAGCTCTGGTGACTAGAATTTGAAAATGATCCTGTTTCTTTTTAcatttgtttttatatatttaaattttgaATAAACTCACGCAATAATATACTTATGAATATGAATTTGACTTTCGATCACCTTacatataattttattttattttaaaatttacaatttaaaatttaaatttaaatcaaaCTTAAAACCAGGCGAAAAAATCACCTAATTTCGAAATTTCCGAAAATTCAAATTTTAAAAAGTACAATTTGCCATCTCAACTCCAATTATACATTAATATCCCTAAAAATCTCATGACTATTTTCCTAAAATACGACTAACTCAAGGGTTATTATCGACAGTTAACAATTACAATATCGACAAAATATAAAAATCTATAAATTGATCTAATCTTTCCCCTGAAATCAATAAACCACCGTTCCCCCTTTTCAAAATCCTAATCACACACACCGAAACGCACACACACTAGCCATGAAAGCTTCAATCAAATTCAGAGATGAGCAAAAACCTCTATTTCGGGCCAAAATTCCTCTCAATATCATCGGTCTTCCGTTTCAATCAGGAATTGTAGCCGGTGAAACGAAAGAATTATCACTAAATCTCGCAACTTTTTTCGAATCGGGTCCTCAATTGAAGCTCGCGTATCGTCCAAACGATTCAATTAATCCGTTCAGTGTCATATTCAAAACTGGAATAGGCCATTTTGGATCTCCGATTTCAAGCTCGTTAAACATGAGCGCTGAATTTAATTTGACTGGTGGAAGTCAAAACcctaccttttttgttcacttcaAACCTCAATTTGGCGATTTCACCGTTAAGAAGACTCAATCTTCAGTGTTTAAGAAGAAAATCAATAGCTCTGTTGATTCAATTGAtaatgaattgaagttttccgATTCGGCTGTGAATTCTCATCCTCCGGTCTCCGGAGCGGTGAACGGAGTATTGTCTGACGTTGAATTATCTGCGACAACTGCAGTTCCGGTGAGCAAATACGGTAGGTTGAATTTCCGGTGGGGTGTTAGGGTTCCGGGCCTTCCGGCGACGGATGAAATGGCGACGGTGGTGATGAAAAAGAGTAACAAATCAACGGCTGGGATTTCATTTCAGAAGCTTCCTGTTTTGCTCATAAATAAGATCGGGATTGAACACGTGGCGCGTGGGGATTGTGTTCAGCTACAAAAGGTGAGCCCGGTGGCTAGTGACGTGGCGGATCCTTTTTTGGGAGTTAAAAAACAGATAGAGATCATACAAATGGAAAATGAGGCGTTAAAGAAAGCAATGGAGAATCTGAAGTGTGAATTTTCTGTCGTTAAGTCTGGGACTAATACCGTTAGAGTTAACGGCGGGGATAGGGGGATTAAGGATGGTGAGTTGAAGGATGAATGTTGAATGTAGGAATAATTGTTGGTGTTTATGATTATTTAATTACATGTGTTTAAATTTAAATTTGCTTTTTAAGAAAGATGTTTCAAATTTTGAAGTAATTAATTAAATTCATGTGATGTATTATGTGAAATtattaatatgatgatgatgatggttcatGAAAATCACCGATGTTTTTTTTTGTCTAATTGTTGGACTTTTTGGTTAGTTATCAAAGTGTGCGTTGGTTTGTGCTCTTTTTCATTGTATTAGTTCAACTCTTTTGGTTAAATGTTGGAGTCTTGGTTCCAAATATACCGTACGTGTTTTTGTTTGTTTAGAACTAAGCTTGATCACTGCCAGTGTTATTTTCAACAAAATACTGCTGTGTAATAGATTTGTTCGAATTTGTATGTTACACTCTTTGCATGGCTTCGTTCTTGGTCCCGTTGAGCAAGCACAAAGCAAGTTCGAGTTGTGTTAGTGTGAAGTATAAATGACAATGGGTTCAACATGGATCATCCGATGTCATACCATATctctatttgtttaattattatttatacatatctatatatctatatgacTATATCCatatcaatttaacttgaattcATTCATATTTGTTAAATTACTCTGTTTAATAGATATAACTAGTGGAGGAGCCATCGCTACGCGTTGGGACTCCGTTTCGGATATAATTTGTTGTGtttggttcgtaaaattatttcgtgtttaacGGTTATATCGGTTAAACCTATCCCGAGTCGTACGAAAATTTAAAGGCGGTTAAAAATTTAGGTGGATTTGTTGGGGAGTTTTATGAAAAATAAAGAAGTTACAATTTGGCCCTTGAAGTT comes from Rutidosis leptorrhynchoides isolate AG116_Rl617_1_P2 chromosome 4, CSIRO_AGI_Rlap_v1, whole genome shotgun sequence and encodes:
- the LOC139843741 gene encoding uncharacterized protein, whose translation is MKASIKFRDEQKPLFRAKIPLNIIGLPFQSGIVAGETKELSLNLATFFESGPQLKLAYRPNDSINPFSVIFKTGIGHFGSPISSSLNMSAEFNLTGGSQNPTFFVHFKPQFGDFTVKKTQSSVFKKKINSSVDSIDNELKFSDSAVNSHPPVSGAVNGVLSDVELSATTAVPVSKYGRLNFRWGVRVPGLPATDEMATVVMKKSNKSTAGISFQKLPVLLINKIGIEHVARGDCVQLQKVSPVASDVADPFLGVKKQIEIIQMENEALKKAMENLKCEFSVVKSGTNTVRVNGGDRGIKDGELKDEC